The following are encoded together in the Bacillus sp. V2I10 genome:
- a CDS encoding GNAT family N-acetyltransferase, translated as MFAHIIDNEVSLKLMDIRDGDGLFKLTDQSRNHLREWLPWLDFTTKAEDTITFIEGCLRAYAENKSMNAVILYKGELAGTAGFNQINWSNKTAYIGYWLGAEFQGNGIMTKVAGPLTDIAFQEYNLNKVEIRAAVLNTKSRSIPERLGFIHEGNIRQAEWLYDHFVDHAVYGMLAEEWKQNKFKKHLT; from the coding sequence GTGTTTGCACATATAATAGATAATGAAGTTTCACTAAAATTAATGGACATAAGAGATGGAGATGGGCTGTTCAAACTCACAGATCAATCAAGAAACCATCTGCGTGAATGGCTTCCCTGGCTTGACTTCACAACAAAAGCTGAGGATACAATAACGTTTATTGAAGGCTGTTTGCGGGCTTATGCAGAAAATAAAAGTATGAATGCGGTTATTTTATATAAAGGCGAACTCGCCGGAACAGCAGGCTTTAACCAAATCAACTGGTCAAACAAGACAGCTTATATCGGATATTGGCTCGGAGCAGAGTTTCAGGGCAACGGCATTATGACAAAAGTTGCCGGGCCCTTGACGGATATAGCCTTTCAGGAGTATAACCTGAATAAAGTTGAAATCCGGGCTGCTGTTCTGAACACTAAAAGCAGAAGCATCCCAGAGCGGCTTGGATTTATTCATGAAGGAAACATAAGACAAGCTGAATGGCTCTATGATCATTTTGTCGATCATGCCGTGTATGGCATGCTTGCTGAAGAGTGGAAGCAGAATAAATTCAAAAAGCACCTGACTTAG
- a CDS encoding LTA synthase family protein encodes MSSKNRKNMVLFLLTVGLITVFWMFKTLYFVQEMELSPHKKYILLASAGFAFCLTSLLVTGRSKFKFITAFIIYFILSFILYADAVYERYYDAILNIKLLGQADQLGHVKDSIISLIYPADYLYWIDVLLFAVLLLVYYLMKQDEQRKAFSRIAFGLGAAALLFTSFYPLKDTFSDQYKVSLTGVLPAHIYDVKQNMLKQAFAKETFLNDKKQIKELQSYFIENQELQKESPYYGKFKGKNVVVIQAESLNTFPIGLKVNGEEVTPNLNDLIGESHYYPNAYLQIGRGNTSDAEFVSNNSLYPMAPKGVYNAYPFNEYMSLAKVLKREGYSTSATHGNNPDFWNRHQAYPEQGYQTFYHKNHPKIKADEIVGLGISDESIFNQMAEIYTEDTKPFYNFIVSLTNHRPFVMPNDYQYLNLPKRFEGTNTGHYLQSTKYFDETIGLFIEDLKKKNLWDDTIFVVYGDHYGPLPMDKDEINKLLGVDFNEKEQFNIPLIIHHPGQTEGAVNEVTASQMDIFPTITSLLGIDQKLIQFGKPLDADHEGFAGFAYETTRYSFYSDNYDYIASHDGVFSSGKCIDNKTQKQTDIEACRENYNKLYKDIELSTMFLENDLISKLY; translated from the coding sequence TTGTCATCAAAAAATAGAAAGAACATGGTCCTGTTTTTGCTGACCGTAGGGTTGATCACGGTTTTCTGGATGTTTAAAACCCTGTATTTTGTACAAGAAATGGAATTATCACCTCATAAGAAATATATCCTGCTTGCCTCTGCCGGTTTTGCTTTTTGTTTAACAAGCCTCTTAGTAACAGGAAGATCAAAATTCAAATTCATCACCGCATTCATCATCTATTTCATTCTATCTTTTATCCTATATGCAGATGCTGTTTATGAACGGTATTATGATGCTATTTTAAATATAAAACTGCTTGGGCAGGCTGATCAGTTAGGGCATGTGAAAGATTCAATTATATCCCTTATCTATCCGGCCGATTATTTATACTGGATTGATGTATTGCTGTTTGCTGTTTTGTTGCTTGTCTATTATTTAATGAAACAGGATGAACAGCGTAAAGCGTTCAGCAGAATCGCCTTCGGACTTGGAGCAGCAGCTCTATTATTTACGTCTTTTTACCCTTTGAAAGATACTTTTTCTGATCAATATAAAGTCTCATTAACAGGAGTTCTTCCTGCCCATATTTACGATGTGAAACAAAATATGCTTAAACAGGCTTTTGCTAAGGAAACCTTCCTTAATGACAAAAAACAAATAAAAGAGCTGCAGTCGTATTTTATTGAAAATCAGGAATTGCAGAAAGAATCACCTTATTACGGCAAATTTAAAGGGAAAAACGTCGTTGTCATTCAAGCAGAATCTTTAAACACGTTCCCAATCGGCCTTAAAGTGAATGGGGAAGAGGTCACTCCGAATTTAAATGATTTGATTGGAGAAAGTCATTATTATCCGAACGCCTATCTGCAAATTGGACGCGGTAACACGTCTGATGCAGAATTTGTTTCAAATAATTCTTTATATCCGATGGCGCCTAAAGGTGTTTATAATGCATATCCTTTTAATGAATACATGTCGCTTGCGAAAGTTCTAAAACGGGAAGGATATTCAACAAGCGCAACCCATGGCAATAATCCCGATTTCTGGAATCGCCATCAAGCCTATCCAGAACAAGGGTATCAAACGTTTTATCATAAAAATCACCCGAAAATTAAAGCGGATGAAATTGTTGGACTTGGTATTTCGGATGAAAGTATATTTAATCAAATGGCTGAGATATACACGGAAGATACTAAGCCTTTCTATAACTTCATTGTCTCGCTCACAAACCATCGTCCTTTTGTTATGCCGAATGACTATCAATATTTAAATCTTCCAAAAAGGTTTGAAGGTACGAATACAGGTCATTATTTGCAGTCTACCAAATATTTTGACGAGACAATTGGTCTGTTTATCGAAGATCTGAAAAAGAAAAACCTGTGGGACGATACAATCTTTGTTGTATATGGCGATCACTATGGACCGCTGCCAATGGATAAAGATGAAATCAATAAACTGCTTGGTGTGGATTTTAATGAAAAAGAACAATTCAATATCCCGCTTATCATTCATCATCCCGGGCAAACAGAGGGTGCAGTCAATGAAGTAACTGCCAGCCAGATGGACATCTTTCCAACAATCACGTCTTTGCTTGGAATCGATCAGAAGCTGATTCAGTTTGGGAAACCTCTTGATGCAGATCATGAGGGCTTTGCAGGATTTGCTTACGAAACAACACGTTATTCGTTTTACTCTGATAACTATGACTACATCGCTTCCCATGATGGCGTTTTTTCATCTGGTAAATGTATTGATAATAAAACACAAAAGCAGACAGACATTGAAGCTTGCAGAGAAAACTATAACAAGTTATATAAAGATATAGAGTTATCAACGATGTTTTTAGAAAATGATTTAATCAGCAAATTATATTAA
- a CDS encoding DinB family protein translates to MNPYVKNALHQIEVAIDTIIKIIETLEESDLMKRPTADKHSIGELLKHIAMICHADLLISEGASGEEMAGFYSSAALNNLHDIKEALIKNHVILSEQFSQFNEKELHQEMTSYWGTVYTRFEWLLEMAVHLYHHRGQLHAMLVHCYKKDPGVMMFE, encoded by the coding sequence TTGAATCCATATGTTAAAAATGCATTGCATCAAATTGAAGTGGCAATTGACACTATTATTAAAATCATAGAAACGTTAGAAGAAAGTGATTTGATGAAAAGACCGACAGCTGACAAGCATTCCATCGGAGAGCTGCTCAAACATATTGCAATGATTTGTCATGCAGATCTGCTGATTTCTGAAGGAGCAAGCGGGGAAGAGATGGCCGGCTTTTATTCTTCTGCAGCATTAAATAACCTTCACGACATAAAAGAAGCATTGATTAAGAATCACGTTATTTTATCAGAACAGTTCAGTCAATTTAATGAAAAAGAACTTCATCAGGAAATGACCTCTTATTGGGGAACCGTTTATACCCGGTTTGAATGGCTTTTAGAAATGGCAGTTCATTTGTATCATCATCGAGGCCAGCTGCATGCGATGCTTGTGCATTGTTATAAAAAAGATCCCGGGGTTATGATGTTTGAATAG
- a CDS encoding DoxX family protein, producing the protein MANSVSKGRLLTAWVMSGLVILFMLLDSIMKFVKPAQVVEGTLSLGFEEHHIFIIGLLGLLSTILYLVPRTSLLGAVLLTGYYGGVIVTHLRLDAPLFSHTLFPVYLAVLAWGGLWLRDETVRSLFPFRKHLSADKKIQSHI; encoded by the coding sequence ATGGCAAACAGTGTTTCAAAAGGCCGCCTGTTGACTGCTTGGGTGATGAGCGGACTGGTTATCCTGTTTATGTTACTTGACAGTATTATGAAATTTGTTAAGCCTGCTCAAGTTGTTGAAGGGACCCTTTCGCTTGGTTTTGAAGAGCATCACATTTTTATCATTGGCTTGCTTGGGCTGCTATCTACGATTCTGTATCTTGTACCGCGGACTTCTCTCTTGGGGGCAGTGCTCCTGACCGGCTATTATGGAGGCGTCATCGTCACACATTTGCGATTGGATGCCCCGCTCTTTTCTCATACATTGTTTCCTGTATATTTAGCTGTTTTAGCATGGGGAGGTTTATGGCTGCGGGATGAAACCGTGCGCAGTCTATTTCCGTTTAGGAAACATCTTTCAGCTGACAAAAAGATTCAATCACATATTTAA
- a CDS encoding DUF6886 family protein has translation MLYHFSEDPSIDLFKPRQSASFPNLRPVVWAIDQEHALHYYFPRDCPRVIYWKGEQSKEEDSARFFGETSTDKIIVIESSWLERIRSTNLYVYTFKPESFELFKEAKTAGYYISFEEVVPLNVEPAGDLLEKIVKANAELRFTPDLYPIRNRVLSSSLNFSIIRFRNAARIKEG, from the coding sequence ATGCTATACCATTTTAGTGAAGATCCTTCTATTGATCTATTTAAACCGCGGCAATCTGCCTCTTTTCCAAACCTTCGTCCAGTTGTCTGGGCCATTGATCAGGAGCATGCGCTTCATTATTATTTTCCGCGGGATTGTCCGAGAGTTATATATTGGAAGGGTGAGCAATCGAAGGAAGAGGATTCAGCCAGATTCTTTGGTGAGACAAGTACAGATAAGATTATTGTGATTGAAAGCTCATGGCTTGAACGGATCCGCAGCACAAATTTATACGTTTATACATTTAAGCCGGAATCATTTGAGTTGTTTAAAGAAGCGAAAACGGCAGGATACTATATATCTTTTGAAGAAGTTGTGCCGCTGAACGTTGAGCCTGCAGGCGATTTATTGGAGAAGATTGTGAAGGCAAACGCTGAACTTAGGTTTACTCCAGACCTATATCCAATCCGGAATCGTGTACTTTCATCATCCTTGAATTTTTCAATTATTCGTTTTCGAAATGCCGCAAGAATAAAAGAAGGGTGA
- a CDS encoding styrene monooxygenase/indole monooxygenase family protein gives MKRRICIVGTGTAGLHLAYALKNEFDVTVISHRTAEQIRNGRVQSTQVHFGSTIERERRFSMPKWSEHTQIESIHMTIGQQKLFAGMLAEPALSVDQRFYFSHCLEELKERKVPVLFKKINNENLNELIEEFDLVIDCTGKKGPLFPFPIEKDFSPFHTPQRKCIVGYFRGIKPLTPLGINVTILPGEGEMFEIPALTDKGPVTILFIMAIQEKSLDVFNAIRSSDEFTLKIRTVLQTFFPEIASRIVEESFALNDEKGFLQTAITPVIRKPYTIIQNKLAVGCGDSVFLNDPITGQGCNLSSYCAEKLYETLIEFKDEPWNSQLGESYWNRTKPLVKQVTEWTNAMTMPMPEHVIEQILQGSGEQAKADRIAGWFADPSTAYQDIFQGCKIQ, from the coding sequence ATGAAACGCCGGATTTGTATTGTTGGGACCGGGACAGCTGGTCTCCATTTGGCATATGCTCTTAAAAATGAGTTTGATGTGACGGTGATCTCCCATCGCACAGCAGAACAGATTAGAAATGGAAGAGTTCAGTCTACACAAGTACATTTCGGCTCGACAATTGAAAGAGAAAGACGCTTTTCTATGCCAAAATGGAGTGAGCATACACAAATTGAAAGCATCCATATGACCATTGGTCAGCAAAAACTGTTTGCTGGAATGCTGGCTGAACCAGCACTTTCTGTTGATCAGCGCTTCTATTTTTCACATTGTTTAGAGGAACTAAAAGAGAGAAAGGTCCCTGTTCTTTTTAAAAAAATAAATAATGAGAATCTCAATGAATTAATAGAAGAATTTGACTTGGTTATTGACTGTACTGGGAAAAAAGGTCCGCTTTTTCCCTTTCCTATAGAAAAAGATTTTTCACCATTCCACACACCTCAAAGAAAATGCATCGTTGGATACTTTAGAGGCATAAAGCCGCTTACACCTCTAGGAATTAATGTCACCATTCTCCCGGGGGAAGGAGAAATGTTTGAAATACCTGCATTAACAGACAAGGGTCCAGTGACAATCTTGTTTATTATGGCAATTCAGGAAAAGAGTCTAGATGTTTTTAATGCGATTCGCTCATCAGACGAATTCACGTTAAAAATACGGACAGTTTTACAAACCTTTTTCCCGGAAATCGCAAGCCGTATAGTAGAGGAAAGCTTTGCTCTAAATGACGAAAAGGGCTTTCTGCAAACAGCGATCACACCCGTTATTCGAAAACCGTATACAATTATACAAAATAAATTAGCAGTCGGATGCGGAGACAGCGTGTTTTTGAATGATCCGATTACAGGACAAGGCTGCAATCTTTCTTCCTATTGCGCAGAAAAACTGTATGAGACGTTGATTGAGTTTAAAGATGAACCTTGGAATTCACAGCTCGGCGAGTCATATTGGAATAGAACCAAACCATTAGTAAAGCAAGTGACAGAATGGACAAATGCGATGACAATGCCGATGCCTGAGCATGTTATCGAACAAATCCTTCAAGGTTCCGGGGAACAGGCAAAAGCCGATCGAATTGCCGGCTGGTTTGCTGATCCAAGCACAGCCTATCAGGATATTTTTCAGGGCTGCAAAATCCAGTAG
- a CDS encoding TIGR02206 family membrane protein encodes MNEYFQHDPKIENFRLFSADHIWTLVLILFLTFLLFIFKKKVKLTRHPVRIALAVILFLSMFVHQLWLIAEGAWAPQSSLPLHLSDFTVILAIIMLIAKSNRLFQFMYYAGIASSIQAILTPDLGEYSFPHFQYIVFFLSHGGVIIACLFMILAYHFFPTWGSLWASVLIVNVYAGCIYLLNKGIGSNYLYIMKKPENASLLDFLGAWPWYLLWMEVFMIASFLFLYGCIKLKQLRSD; translated from the coding sequence ATGAACGAATACTTTCAGCACGACCCCAAGATTGAAAATTTCCGTCTATTTTCAGCAGATCACATATGGACATTGGTTTTAATCCTGTTTTTGACTTTCCTTTTATTTATTTTTAAGAAAAAAGTTAAATTAACGAGACACCCCGTGCGTATTGCACTGGCAGTTATTCTTTTTCTTTCCATGTTTGTGCACCAGCTGTGGCTAATAGCAGAAGGGGCATGGGCACCTCAATCTTCACTGCCTCTTCACCTTAGTGATTTTACTGTCATTCTGGCCATTATCATGCTCATTGCAAAAAGCAACAGGCTGTTTCAGTTTATGTATTACGCAGGAATTGCTAGTTCCATCCAGGCCATTCTCACACCCGACCTTGGAGAGTATTCTTTTCCGCATTTCCAGTATATCGTTTTCTTTCTGTCACATGGAGGAGTGATCATTGCATGCTTGTTTATGATATTGGCCTATCACTTTTTTCCAACCTGGGGCTCATTATGGGCTTCAGTGCTGATTGTCAATGTTTATGCCGGATGTATTTATCTTTTAAATAAAGGGATTGGCTCAAATTATCTATACATCATGAAAAAACCTGAAAATGCTTCACTTTTAGATTTTCTTGGGGCTTGGCCGTGGTATTTGCTTTGGATGGAGGTCTTTATGATTGCGAGTTTTCTCTTTTTATACGGGTGTATTAAATTGAAGCAATTACGTTCTGATTAG
- a CDS encoding DUF4023 domain-containing protein has product MENTSNYVEDLHEKQQKDEQNRQHQGKGNPGKKKPNKTHK; this is encoded by the coding sequence ATGGAAAACACATCTAATTACGTCGAAGATTTACATGAAAAACAGCAAAAGGACGAGCAGAACAGACAGCACCAAGGCAAAGGAAACCCGGGCAAGAAAAAGCCGAATAAAACACATAAATAA
- a CDS encoding YozD family protein: MKEIEVIIDTEEMAEFFYNELTKRGYIPSELELDTIADIAFDYLLEKCIIDEDLEDIE, encoded by the coding sequence GTGAAAGAAATTGAAGTTATTATTGATACAGAAGAAATGGCAGAATTCTTTTACAATGAGCTGACGAAAAGGGGATACATTCCCTCAGAACTCGAACTGGATACAATAGCAGATATCGCATTCGATTATTTACTCGAAAAATGCATAATTGATGAAGATTTGGAAGACATAGAATAA
- a CDS encoding DUF2515 family protein, whose translation MNILPLFKKKALPVLLPNTEKLNLEKTLSNSLDLKNPLVLYGEERLAVLDIRAQTAELNRNNLTRTEAYLAFYLKHPEIHWSFLAHMVSRNGGYSMTDLKNGIVGQFLPEKEIIALFQFLETANALIFHDAYPQLMLYEKSLLFGRPLFHLLPALNVSRFMMPIWEMFFKKRHSDVLTLALITNEQHYVENQLLSKSSGILKTFPYALQEKCGLTNVVFPYKKHFYDKKYSLAGMEVDNFIKPEARIKIGKILYQTLFHPAVFNEALLFSTHTPHTGSRSDYWPHLFSAAKEKQKFQSPKLLDAWEDVHHTFHRYSDWLLNIDLISDFDVFPHTGTYKDITKNVKMNLLKMSSLHLIAKKIF comes from the coding sequence ATGAATATCCTCCCGCTTTTTAAGAAAAAAGCATTACCTGTCCTTTTACCTAATACGGAAAAATTAAACCTGGAAAAAACTTTGTCAAACTCTTTGGATTTGAAAAATCCCCTAGTACTTTATGGAGAAGAAAGACTTGCTGTTTTGGACATAAGAGCTCAGACTGCCGAGTTGAACAGGAACAACCTGACAAGAACGGAAGCCTATTTAGCTTTTTATTTAAAGCACCCTGAAATTCATTGGTCTTTTCTTGCCCATATGGTGTCAAGAAACGGGGGCTACAGCATGACTGATTTGAAAAATGGCATTGTCGGTCAGTTTCTGCCAGAAAAAGAGATTATCGCTCTTTTTCAATTTCTTGAAACAGCAAACGCTCTTATTTTCCATGATGCCTATCCGCAGCTGATGCTATACGAAAAAAGCCTTTTATTCGGCAGACCACTTTTTCATTTATTGCCCGCTTTAAATGTTTCGCGATTTATGATGCCAATCTGGGAGATGTTTTTTAAAAAGAGACACTCTGACGTGCTTACGCTTGCCTTAATTACAAACGAGCAGCATTATGTGGAGAATCAGCTGCTGTCAAAATCGTCCGGCATCTTAAAAACATTCCCTTATGCCCTGCAGGAAAAATGCGGACTGACGAATGTTGTCTTTCCATACAAAAAGCACTTTTATGATAAAAAATATTCGCTTGCAGGAATGGAAGTAGATAACTTTATTAAGCCTGAAGCAAGAATCAAAATAGGAAAGATCCTTTATCAAACTCTTTTTCATCCAGCCGTCTTCAATGAGGCATTGTTATTTTCAACGCATACCCCGCATACTGGCTCAAGAAGTGACTATTGGCCACACCTCTTCTCAGCTGCTAAAGAGAAGCAAAAATTCCAGAGCCCGAAGCTGCTGGATGCATGGGAAGATGTTCATCATACTTTTCACAGATACAGCGATTGGCTTTTGAATATAGATCTAATTTCAGATTTTGATGTTTTTCCGCACACAGGCACCTATAAAGACATAACAAAGAATGTAAAAATGAATTTGCTGAAAATGAGCTCCCTCCATTTGATTGCAAAGAAAATATTTTGA